In Xyrauchen texanus isolate HMW12.3.18 chromosome 23, RBS_HiC_50CHRs, whole genome shotgun sequence, a genomic segment contains:
- the LOC127663489 gene encoding uncharacterized protein LOC127663489 — protein sequence MIAATSVQREVWMQQRTQDWWDRIVGTWGQELCVSNFRMRLETFEMLCVGLSPMLSYEDTTFRQAISVQKRVGVGLWWLTTGAGYRTLAHLFGISDASVCLIVREFCHAVRYEMMREYIKLPEGEELQTVLVGFKNRWDFPQCAGAIDGSHIPVIAPPENHTDYFNRKGWHSVFLQAVVDHKYCFTNINIGWPGSVHDSRVLRNSVIYEKAERGVLFPNTTEEIQGTQVPIMLLGDPAYPLRSWLMKGYPETGNLIEHQRHFNKRLSGARMTVELSPHAALCITSVKNTMRPTVKILVQLDLLMYHQVLLTRWALQTSSH from the exons ATGATCGCTGCAACATCGGTTCAAAGGGAGGTTTGGATGCAGCAAAGGACTCAAGACTGGTGGGATCGCATTGTTGGAACCTGGGGTCAAGAACTGTGTGTCAGCAACTTTCGTATGCGACTAGAAACTTTTGAAATGTTGTGTGTGGGGTTGTCACCAATGCTCTCTTACGAGGACACAACATTTCGCCAGGCAATCTCAGTGCAGAAGCGCGTTGGAGTTGGACTATGGTGGCTCACGACAGGAGCTGGTTATCGAACACTGGCACATCTGTTTGGCATAAGTGACGCATCAGTATGCCTAATAGTCCGGGAGTTTTGCCATGCCGTGCGATATGAGATGATGCGCGAGTACATCAAGCTGCCAGAAGGTGAAGAGCTCCAAACCGTACTTGTAGGATTTAAAAATCGCTGGGATTTCCCTCAGTGTGCCGGGGCTATAGACGGGAGTCATATCCCAGTCATCGCTCCACCTGAGAACCATACAGATTATTTTAATCGCAAGGGATGGCATTCTGTGTTCTTGCAAGCAGTAGTGGACCACAAATACTG TTTCACAAACATCAACATCGGATGGCCAGGAAGTGTTCACGACTCCAGGGTTCTTCGTAATTCTGTTATCTACGAGAAGGCAGAAAGAGGAGTCCTCTTTCCAAAC ACCACTGAGGAGATCCAGGGCACACAAGTGCCCATCATGCTGTTGGGGGATCCAGCCTACCCACTTCGGTCCTGGCTAATGAAGGGGTACCCGGAAACTGGGAATCTGATCGAACACCAGCGTCATTTTAACAAGAGACTAAGCGGGGCTAGAATGACGGTGGAG TTATCTCCACATGCTGCACTCTGCATAACATCTGTGAAAAACACAATGAGGCCTACAGTGAAGATCCTAGTGCAGCTGGACCTCCTGATGTACCACCAGGTGCTGTTGACCCGTTGGGCATTGCAGACATCCAGCCACTAA